In Sideroxyarcus emersonii, one DNA window encodes the following:
- the bioF gene encoding 8-amino-7-oxononanoate synthase, translated as MIFHQLQHELDERATQGLLRQRRTLDSPQSPHIVVDGKPYLAFCSNDYLGLASHPQLIAALQQGAQAWGVGAGAAHLVSGHFEPHRQLEMQLAAFVGKPAALLFSTGYMANLGVVQALVGKGDAVFADKLNHSSLNDAMLLARAEVRRYRHGDMQQLAQMLERTQSGRKLIITDAVFSMDGDLAPLPDLLALCERHDAWLLLDDAHGFGVLGAQGRGSLAQYGIDSARIVLMGTLGKAAGVSGAFIAAEQVVIDTLVNHARSYVYTTATPPALSAALLQSLQLIEQGDALREHLQGLVAQLRKGLGGLPWLLMPSDTAIQPLLIGDNQRALGLSEGLRDRGIWVAAIRPPTVPQGTARLRITLSAAHTADDVERLIGALHELAC; from the coding sequence ATGATCTTCCATCAACTCCAACACGAACTCGACGAACGCGCCACGCAGGGGCTGCTGCGTCAGCGGCGCACGCTGGACTCGCCGCAGTCGCCGCACATCGTCGTGGACGGCAAGCCCTATCTCGCATTCTGCAGCAACGATTACCTGGGGCTGGCCAGCCACCCGCAACTGATCGCCGCCCTGCAGCAAGGCGCGCAGGCATGGGGCGTCGGCGCCGGGGCCGCCCATCTGGTCAGCGGGCACTTCGAGCCGCATCGCCAGCTCGAAATGCAGCTTGCCGCCTTTGTCGGCAAACCCGCCGCCCTGCTGTTTTCCACCGGTTACATGGCGAACCTCGGCGTGGTACAGGCGCTGGTCGGCAAAGGGGATGCCGTGTTCGCCGACAAGCTCAACCATTCTTCGCTCAACGATGCCATGCTGCTGGCGCGCGCCGAGGTGCGGCGTTACCGGCACGGCGACATGCAACAGCTGGCACAAATGCTCGAACGCACGCAAAGCGGGCGCAAGCTCATCATCACCGACGCGGTGTTCAGCATGGATGGCGATCTTGCGCCGCTGCCGGATTTGCTGGCATTGTGCGAGCGGCACGATGCCTGGCTGCTGCTGGACGATGCGCACGGCTTCGGGGTGCTGGGCGCGCAGGGGCGGGGTTCGCTGGCGCAGTACGGGATCGATTCCGCCCGCATCGTCCTGATGGGCACGCTGGGAAAGGCCGCCGGCGTTTCCGGTGCGTTCATCGCTGCGGAGCAGGTCGTCATCGATACGCTGGTCAACCATGCGCGCAGCTACGTCTATACCACCGCCACACCGCCCGCCTTGTCGGCCGCATTGCTGCAATCCCTGCAACTGATCGAGCAGGGCGACGCACTGCGCGAGCATCTGCAGGGACTTGTCGCGCAATTGCGCAAAGGTCTGGGCGGCCTGCCGTGGCTGCTCATGCCGTCGGACACCGCCATCCAGCCGTTGCTGATCGGCGACAACCAGCGGGCGCTGGGATTGAGCGAAGGACTGCGCGATCGCGGCATCTGGGTGGCGGCGATCCGTCCGCCCACCGTGCCGCAGGGTACGGCACGCCTGCGCATCACGCTGTCCGCCGCGCATACCGCGGACGACGTCGAACGATTGATCGGAGCCCTGCATGAGCTTGCATGTTGA
- the bioB gene encoding biotin synthase BioB: protein MQTQTIEFARPAKPVASSQRWSVAAIEALFKLPFADLLFRAQQVHREHFDPNAVQLSTLLSIKTGGCSEDCGYCPQSAFHDAGVENRKMLEVQEVIKAAKAAQAAGADRFCMGAAWREPSREDMAAVVEMVKEVKALGMETCATLGMLNDEQTEQLRQAGLDYYNHNLDTAPEFYGNIISTRDYQERLDTLERVRKAGMHVCSGGIVGMGENLTQRAGLIAQLANMEPYPESVPINNLVKVEGTPLAQQEDLDPLDFVRTIAVARIAMPAARVRLSAGRQQMSEAVQALCFLAGANSIFYGDQLLTTGNPEVERDRALMDKLGMYPFAEKH, encoded by the coding sequence ATGCAAACCCAAACCATCGAATTCGCCCGCCCCGCCAAACCGGTAGCATCGTCGCAGCGCTGGAGCGTCGCGGCCATCGAAGCCTTGTTCAAATTGCCGTTCGCCGATCTGTTGTTCCGTGCCCAGCAGGTGCATCGCGAGCATTTCGACCCGAATGCAGTGCAGCTTTCCACTTTACTGTCGATCAAGACGGGCGGCTGTTCGGAGGATTGCGGCTATTGCCCGCAGTCGGCGTTCCACGATGCCGGCGTGGAGAACCGCAAGATGCTGGAAGTGCAGGAGGTCATCAAGGCGGCCAAGGCGGCGCAGGCTGCCGGGGCCGACCGCTTCTGCATGGGCGCCGCCTGGCGCGAGCCCTCCAGGGAAGACATGGCCGCCGTGGTCGAGATGGTGAAAGAGGTCAAGGCGCTGGGCATGGAAACCTGCGCCACCCTGGGCATGCTGAACGACGAACAGACCGAGCAACTGCGCCAGGCCGGACTCGACTACTACAACCACAATCTGGATACCGCGCCGGAGTTCTACGGCAACATCATCAGCACGCGCGACTATCAGGAGCGTCTGGATACGCTGGAGCGCGTGCGCAAGGCCGGCATGCATGTATGCAGCGGCGGCATCGTCGGCATGGGCGAGAACCTCACGCAACGCGCCGGACTCATCGCGCAGCTGGCCAACATGGAACCCTATCCCGAGAGCGTGCCCATCAACAACCTGGTCAAGGTGGAAGGCACTCCGCTGGCGCAGCAGGAAGACCTCGACCCGCTCGACTTCGTGCGCACCATCGCCGTGGCGCGCATCGCCATGCCCGCCGCGCGCGTGCGCCTGTCCGCCGGACGCCAGCAGATGAGCGAAGCGGTGCAGGCGCTGTGTTTCCTTGCCGGCGCCAACTCCATCTTCTACGGTGACCAGCTGCTGACCACCGGCAACCCGGAGGTCGAGCGCGACCGCGCGCTGATGGATAAACTGGGCATGTATCCCTTCGCGGAAAAACATTAG
- a CDS encoding agglutinin biogenesis protein MshI, protein MKLFKRSSRDGGWVAVTTGKRGIHIAQVKFMGARPQVTKCAFYPLTELSAAALEKVRKDAQLGDVRFTTLLSANEYQMMMVDAPNVPVDELKTAIRWKIKDALSYHIDDATIDVLQIPSGKYGSDRPQSLYAIAASNETIRKRIALFEKAKLDLSVIDIPETAQRNLAALFEMEARGLAMLTFGDEGGLLTITCDGELFLARRMDITLGQLQDADENLRHQYLDRMELEVQRSLDYFDRQFHHIPVNRILLSAPASLGLDKRLTDSLGMPVEMLDLAQGMDIFAVPELADSEFASYALPVLGAALRQEKKAL, encoded by the coding sequence TTGAAGCTTTTCAAGCGTAGCAGCCGCGATGGCGGGTGGGTCGCCGTCACTACTGGCAAGCGGGGCATCCACATCGCGCAGGTCAAATTCATGGGTGCGCGCCCGCAAGTGACGAAATGCGCGTTCTATCCGCTGACCGAGTTGTCGGCCGCTGCGCTGGAGAAAGTGCGCAAGGATGCACAACTGGGCGATGTCAGGTTCACCACCCTGCTGTCCGCCAACGAATATCAGATGATGATGGTGGATGCGCCCAACGTTCCGGTCGACGAGCTGAAGACGGCGATCCGCTGGAAGATCAAAGATGCGCTCAGCTACCATATCGACGATGCGACCATCGACGTGCTGCAGATTCCGAGCGGCAAATACGGTAGCGATCGTCCGCAATCGCTGTATGCGATCGCCGCTTCCAACGAGACGATACGCAAGCGCATCGCGCTGTTCGAGAAAGCCAAACTCGACCTGAGCGTGATCGATATCCCCGAAACGGCACAGCGCAACCTTGCTGCGCTGTTCGAGATGGAGGCGCGCGGGCTGGCCATGCTGACCTTCGGCGACGAAGGCGGCTTGCTCACCATTACCTGCGATGGCGAACTGTTCCTGGCGCGCCGGATGGATATCACCCTGGGACAGCTGCAGGATGCGGACGAGAACCTGCGCCATCAATATCTGGATCGCATGGAACTGGAAGTGCAGCGTTCGCTGGACTATTTCGATCGCCAGTTCCACCATATTCCGGTGAACCGCATCCTGCTGTCTGCACCAGCTTCCCTGGGTTTGGACAAACGCCTGACGGATAGCTTGGGCATGCCTGTCGAGATGCTGGACCTGGCGCAGGGGATGGATATCTTTGCCGTGCCGGAGCTGGCAGACAGCGAATTCGCCAGCTATGCGCTGCCGGTGCTGGGCGCTGCGTTGCGGCAGGAGAAGAAGGCGCTATGA
- the bioC gene encoding malonyl-ACP O-methyltransferase BioC: MNEFEIDKRQMRRAFSRAATRYDAAAVLQREVCIRMLEKLDIIKIQPARVLDVGSGTGWGTRQLGERYPQADITALDIAFGMLQVARGTSSWWQKLFSGSKQRFLCADAEALPLAAQSVDMVWSNLAVQWCNDLPATFAGLHRVIRTDGLLMFSTFGPDTLQELRTAFDGVDGYNHVNRFADMHDIGDMLVEAGFADPVMEMEKLTLTYDDVKAVMQDLRSIGAHNATAGRAPGMLGKARWARIVQNYEALRRNGKLPATFEIIYGHAWKAAPRQSRDGRAIVKTNFRL, encoded by the coding sequence ATGAATGAATTCGAAATAGACAAGAGGCAGATGCGGCGAGCCTTCAGCAGGGCGGCGACGCGCTACGATGCCGCCGCCGTGCTGCAGCGCGAAGTGTGTATCCGCATGCTGGAGAAGCTGGACATCATCAAGATCCAGCCGGCGCGCGTGCTGGATGTCGGCAGCGGCACCGGCTGGGGAACGCGCCAGCTGGGCGAACGCTATCCGCAGGCGGACATCACGGCGCTGGATATCGCCTTCGGCATGCTGCAGGTGGCGCGCGGCACATCGAGCTGGTGGCAGAAGCTGTTCAGCGGCAGCAAACAGCGCTTCCTGTGTGCCGATGCCGAGGCCTTGCCGCTGGCGGCACAGAGCGTGGACATGGTGTGGTCCAACCTGGCCGTGCAGTGGTGCAACGACCTGCCGGCCACCTTCGCCGGCCTGCACCGCGTCATCAGGACCGACGGCCTGCTGATGTTCTCCACCTTCGGTCCGGACACGCTGCAGGAACTGCGCACCGCCTTCGATGGCGTGGACGGCTACAATCACGTCAATCGCTTCGCCGACATGCACGACATCGGCGACATGCTGGTGGAGGCTGGCTTCGCCGATCCGGTGATGGAAATGGAAAAATTGACGCTCACCTACGACGACGTGAAGGCCGTGATGCAGGACCTGCGCAGCATCGGTGCGCACAACGCCACCGCAGGGCGCGCGCCCGGCATGCTGGGCAAGGCGCGGTGGGCGCGCATCGTGCAGAACTACGAGGCCTTGCGTCGCAACGGCAAGCTGCCCGCGACCTTCGAGATCATCTATGGCCATGCCTGGAAGGCGGCGCCCAGGCAGAGCAGGGACGGGCGTGCCATCGTCAAGACAAATTTCAGACTATGA
- a CDS encoding lipopolysaccharide assembly protein LapB — MSLINQVLNELENRGTTVPLGESTIRPVPPRKRSHLLRYALLALSLLALLAAVMWYSGRTAAPVPEKALAVVPVIAAVPQAVSAPLAPVSAPVETMVNMIGEAASSVPAGMLHGKPLLVVNSEEPAKSTPAADKPRRHRPERVADESAEVAAAAQAADLEGQQIKIVTPQQRAENEFRKANLAVQEGRTNDALAGYEQALLIDPLHKDARLAWAGLLISLKRNDDAEGVLKRGLKRDPRDASFAMLLARLQVERGAVPLALETLQKTLPHAEGLADYQAFVAALLQRQERHDEAIAHYQAALKLVPSNGIWLMGMGISLQALHRNDEARAAYQHALASNSLNAQLQAFVQNKLKSL; from the coding sequence ATGAGCCTGATCAACCAGGTGCTGAACGAACTGGAGAACCGGGGGACGACCGTGCCCCTGGGCGAGTCCACGATACGTCCGGTCCCTCCGCGCAAGCGCTCCCACTTGCTGCGTTACGCGCTGCTGGCGTTGTCACTGCTGGCGCTGCTGGCAGCGGTCATGTGGTATTCGGGGCGCACGGCAGCGCCTGTGCCGGAAAAGGCACTGGCGGTTGTGCCGGTTATTGCCGCTGTCCCGCAGGCCGTCAGCGCGCCGCTGGCGCCCGTTTCGGCACCGGTCGAGACGATGGTGAACATGATTGGCGAGGCAGCGTCATCCGTGCCTGCCGGTATGCTGCATGGCAAACCCTTGCTGGTGGTGAACAGCGAAGAGCCGGCCAAGAGTACTCCCGCTGCCGACAAGCCGAGGCGGCACCGGCCTGAACGCGTTGCGGATGAAAGCGCCGAGGTTGCAGCTGCTGCGCAGGCGGCAGACCTCGAGGGTCAGCAGATCAAGATCGTCACACCGCAGCAGCGCGCCGAGAACGAGTTCCGCAAGGCCAATCTGGCGGTGCAGGAGGGCAGGACTAACGACGCGCTGGCAGGCTACGAGCAGGCGTTGCTGATCGATCCATTGCACAAGGATGCGCGTCTGGCCTGGGCCGGGTTGCTGATCAGCCTCAAGCGCAACGACGATGCCGAAGGCGTGCTGAAAAGAGGCTTGAAGCGGGACCCGCGCGACGCATCGTTCGCCATGCTGCTGGCACGCCTGCAGGTGGAGCGGGGAGCCGTGCCGCTGGCGCTGGAGACCTTGCAGAAGACCCTGCCGCATGCCGAAGGCCTGGCGGATTACCAGGCCTTCGTGGCCGCCCTGCTGCAACGCCAGGAGCGGCACGACGAAGCCATCGCGCATTATCAGGCCGCACTGAAGCTGGTACCCAGCAACGGCATCTGGCTGATGGGCATGGGTATCTCCCTGCAGGCACTGCATCGCAACGACGAAGCACGCGCTGCCTACCAGCATGCACTGGCTTCGAACAGCCTGAATGCCCAGTTGCAGGCATTCGTGCAGAACAAGCTCAAATCACTTTGA
- a CDS encoding secretin N-terminal domain-containing protein produces MNRVSGLLLVLLLSACAAGGGPKNEAAEKIKQEMDAAAAPREAAKQESVDQALLPPLAIPAPQTDNKPLETKFDLAVNNTPAKQVFMAIVSGTRYSVLVHPEVSGFISLNLKDVTVFDALEAIREMYGFDYKVDGTRIYIQPLTLQTRIFQVNYLTGLRAGTTSVRVTSSALTDSTGASASPMGGSAGGMQNANQGTTIVGGGGDKSLKFERGTDNSSKVTTTTTSDFWSDLGQAIRAIVGDEKGRSVVISPMSGVIVIRAMPDELRSVAAYLKASQISVERQVILEAKIVEVQLNESFQSGVNWAIFKNGPNSHLTAGQGSPASTLTPGGAAATALSNTTLSSTPGANLQTTAATALPTGTTAGSLFGLAFQTSNFATLLNFLETQGNVHVLSSPRIATLNNQKAVLKVGTDEFFVTGVTGGMQSTSLVPGVPPTVTVQPFFSGIALDVTPRIDENNEIILHVHPSVSAVSTVNKMVDLGATMGTMNLPLASSTISETDSIVRARDGQMVAIGGLMRQAETNNDSGLPMLPKSIFGQTNRATEKRELVILLKPTVVDSDKDWSQDIAHSRDQINGFSK; encoded by the coding sequence ATGAATCGAGTATCGGGATTGTTGCTGGTGTTGCTGTTGTCCGCCTGCGCGGCGGGCGGCGGGCCGAAGAACGAGGCTGCGGAGAAGATCAAGCAGGAGATGGATGCCGCCGCCGCGCCGCGCGAAGCCGCGAAGCAGGAATCGGTGGACCAGGCATTGCTGCCGCCGCTGGCGATCCCGGCCCCGCAGACCGACAACAAGCCGCTGGAGACCAAGTTCGACCTGGCGGTGAACAACACCCCGGCCAAGCAGGTGTTCATGGCGATCGTCTCGGGCACGCGCTACAGCGTGCTGGTGCATCCGGAGGTCAGTGGCTTCATTTCGCTGAACCTGAAAGACGTGACCGTATTCGATGCGCTCGAGGCGATCCGCGAGATGTACGGCTTCGATTACAAGGTGGACGGCACGCGCATCTATATCCAGCCGCTGACCTTGCAGACGCGCATCTTCCAGGTGAACTACCTGACCGGGCTGCGCGCGGGGACCACCTCGGTGCGCGTGACGTCGAGCGCGCTGACCGATAGTACCGGCGCATCCGCCTCGCCAATGGGCGGCAGCGCAGGAGGCATGCAGAATGCCAACCAGGGTACGACCATCGTCGGTGGTGGCGGTGATAAAAGCCTGAAGTTTGAGCGCGGCACCGACAACAGCAGCAAAGTCACCACCACCACGACCTCCGATTTCTGGAGCGACCTGGGCCAGGCGATCCGGGCCATCGTGGGCGACGAGAAGGGGCGCAGCGTGGTCATCAGCCCGATGTCCGGCGTGATCGTGATCCGCGCCATGCCGGACGAACTGCGCAGCGTCGCGGCTTACCTCAAGGCCTCGCAGATCTCGGTCGAGCGCCAGGTGATCCTGGAAGCCAAGATCGTCGAGGTGCAACTGAATGAATCGTTCCAGTCCGGCGTGAACTGGGCCATCTTCAAGAATGGCCCGAACAGCCACTTGACCGCAGGCCAGGGCAGCCCCGCCAGCACGCTGACACCGGGCGGTGCGGCTGCGACCGCCTTGTCCAATACGACCCTGTCCTCGACGCCGGGAGCCAACCTGCAGACGACGGCGGCCACGGCATTGCCGACCGGAACCACGGCGGGTTCGCTGTTCGGGCTGGCATTCCAGACCAGCAACTTCGCCACCCTGTTGAACTTCCTCGAGACGCAAGGCAACGTGCACGTGCTGTCCAGCCCGCGCATCGCCACCCTGAACAACCAGAAGGCCGTGCTGAAGGTCGGCACGGACGAGTTCTTCGTCACAGGCGTCACCGGCGGCATGCAGTCGACCTCGCTGGTGCCGGGTGTACCGCCCACGGTAACGGTGCAGCCGTTCTTCTCCGGCATCGCGCTGGATGTGACGCCGCGCATCGACGAGAACAACGAGATCATTCTGCATGTGCATCCTTCGGTCAGCGCGGTTTCCACCGTGAACAAGATGGTCGATCTGGGGGCGACGATGGGGACGATGAATCTGCCGCTGGCATCCAGCACGATATCGGAGACGGACAGCATCGTGCGTGCGCGCGACGGCCAGATGGTCGCCATCGGCGGCCTGATGCGCCAGGCCGAGACCAACAACGATTCGGGCTTGCCGATGCTGCCGAAATCGATCTTCGGGCAGACCAACCGGGCCACCGAGAAGCGCGAACTGGTGATCCTGCTGAAGCCGACCGTCGTGGATAGCGACAAGGACTGGTCGCAGGACATCGCGCACAGCCGCGACCAGATAAACGGTTTTTCCAAGTAG
- a CDS encoding ExeA family protein, with protein sequence MYLAHFGLRELPFSLTPDTSFFFACTNYQEGLNTLLVAARTGEGFIKIVGEVGNGKTLLCRKFLATLSSDRETTTDIGTQDGGVSGRHAAKFITAYIPNPYLEPRSLLLALAEEFRIEVDSSIDQHMLLKALTLTLLNFAREGKRVLVCLDEAQAMPLESLEVLRLLTNLETEKRKLMQVVLFGQPELDERLKQNSVRQLRQRISFQYQLNGLHRDEMDRYLRHRLAVAGFKGETLFGSAAVSLLHRVTHGTPRLVNIIAHKALMLAYAEGRQQVLARHVRKAAADTPESYQDWMRRVWWGAAAALSILLAVGIWLR encoded by the coding sequence ATGTACCTGGCGCACTTCGGATTGCGCGAATTGCCGTTCTCGCTGACGCCTGACACCAGCTTCTTCTTCGCTTGCACCAACTACCAGGAGGGATTGAACACCTTGCTGGTGGCGGCACGTACCGGCGAAGGATTCATCAAGATCGTCGGCGAAGTCGGCAACGGCAAGACCCTGCTGTGCCGCAAGTTCCTCGCCACGCTGAGCAGCGACCGCGAGACCACCACCGATATCGGCACGCAGGATGGCGGCGTCAGCGGCCGTCATGCGGCAAAGTTCATCACCGCCTATATCCCCAATCCGTATCTGGAACCGCGCAGCCTGTTGCTCGCGCTGGCGGAGGAATTCCGCATCGAAGTCGACAGTTCCATCGACCAGCACATGCTGCTGAAAGCGCTGACGCTCACGCTGCTCAATTTTGCGCGCGAAGGAAAACGCGTGTTGGTCTGCCTGGACGAGGCGCAGGCGATGCCGCTGGAAAGCCTGGAAGTGCTGCGCCTGTTGACCAACCTGGAAACGGAGAAGCGCAAACTGATGCAGGTGGTGTTGTTCGGGCAGCCGGAACTGGATGAGCGCCTGAAGCAGAATTCGGTGCGCCAGCTGCGGCAGCGCATCAGCTTCCAGTATCAATTGAACGGATTGCATCGCGACGAAATGGATCGCTATTTGCGCCATCGCCTTGCCGTAGCCGGTTTCAAGGGCGAGACCCTGTTCGGTTCCGCTGCCGTCAGTCTGCTCCACCGGGTGACGCACGGCACGCCGAGGCTGGTCAACATCATCGCGCACAAGGCGCTGATGCTGGCCTATGCGGAAGGGCGCCAGCAGGTGCTGGCGCGGCATGTGCGCAAGGCTGCAGCCGATACCCCGGAATCCTACCAGGACTGGATGCGCCGGGTCTGGTGGGGTGCCGCGGCTGCGCTGTCGATCTTGCTGGCAGTGGGTATCTGGCTGCGATGA
- a CDS encoding ComF family protein yields the protein MGKQVEWRIRILDPEQQQDRNDMSILSQRPFDIGANFKRLLPAQPCLLCGANSHDGICCTACDAELPRLTAEHCPVCALPTLAGSLCGECLRQPPPFDHTAAAFSYNFPLDKLVQALKFRDQLVLVDFLADALAERVTTHPDRLLALPLHATRLRERGFNQSLLLARRLSRRLGIPLLPDACERVRNTPPQSSLPWKERDKNMRQAFVCKPDADIRGKHVAIVDDVMTTGASIGELARALKQAGASEVSAWVIARTLPHDR from the coding sequence GTGGGCAAGCAAGTAGAATGGCGGATACGCATCCTCGACCCGGAACAGCAACAGGATCGGAACGACATGTCCATTTTATCCCAACGCCCGTTTGACATCGGCGCAAATTTTAAGCGCCTGCTGCCGGCCCAGCCTTGCCTGCTGTGCGGCGCCAACAGCCATGACGGCATATGCTGCACCGCCTGCGATGCCGAACTGCCGCGCCTGACCGCAGAGCACTGCCCGGTCTGCGCGCTGCCCACGCTGGCCGGCAGCCTGTGCGGCGAGTGCCTGCGCCAGCCACCCCCGTTCGACCATACCGCGGCCGCTTTCAGCTACAACTTCCCGCTCGACAAGCTGGTCCAGGCCTTGAAATTCCGCGACCAGCTGGTGCTGGTCGATTTTCTGGCGGATGCGCTGGCCGAGCGGGTGACCACGCATCCCGACCGCCTGCTTGCCTTGCCGTTGCACGCGACACGGCTGCGCGAACGCGGTTTCAACCAGTCCCTGCTGCTGGCGCGCCGCCTTTCGCGCCGCTTGGGCATCCCGCTGCTGCCGGATGCCTGCGAGCGGGTGCGCAATACGCCGCCGCAATCCTCGCTGCCGTGGAAAGAGCGTGACAAGAACATGCGCCAGGCGTTTGTCTGCAAACCCGATGCCGACATACGCGGCAAACATGTCGCCATCGTCGACGACGTGATGACCACGGGCGCCTCGATCGGCGAGTTGGCTCGCGCCCTGAAACAGGCCGGCGCGAGCGAGGTCAGCGCGTGGGTGATCGCGCGCACGCTGCCGCACGACCGCTGA
- the gspM gene encoding type II secretion system protein GspM: protein MKLPAQVDKLVARVDGMSLRERALIFVAAAFLLVSLIDSLFLEPLLARQKNLSAQVIQQQERMKDIQAQIAALLQAKQADANSPQREHIRALRQQLAEGDAYLQDRRDKLVPPERMAGLLEQVLNRNDRLKLVALDTLPVSLLIEPSGETAPARTAGPEKQIYKHGVTITVRGSYADLLQYLTSLEKLPTQMYWGVAKMGVIEYPTAELSLTLYTLSLDKTWLQI from the coding sequence ATGAAGCTGCCCGCCCAGGTCGACAAGCTCGTTGCCAGAGTAGACGGCATGTCCTTGCGCGAGCGCGCGCTGATTTTCGTGGCCGCCGCGTTCCTGCTGGTTTCGCTGATCGATTCGCTGTTCCTGGAGCCGCTGCTGGCCCGGCAGAAAAACCTGTCGGCCCAGGTCATCCAGCAGCAGGAGCGGATGAAGGATATCCAGGCGCAGATCGCTGCGCTGTTGCAGGCCAAGCAGGCCGATGCCAATTCGCCGCAGCGCGAGCACATCCGTGCATTGCGCCAGCAGCTGGCGGAAGGGGACGCGTACCTGCAGGACCGTCGTGACAAGCTGGTTCCGCCGGAAAGGATGGCCGGTCTGCTCGAGCAGGTGCTGAACCGTAACGACCGCCTGAAACTGGTCGCACTCGATACCCTGCCGGTGAGCCTGCTGATAGAACCGTCCGGCGAAACAGCGCCGGCCCGCACCGCGGGGCCGGAGAAGCAGATATACAAGCACGGAGTGACCATCACGGTGCGCGGCAGTTATGCCGACCTGCTGCAATATCTGACCTCGCTGGAGAAACTGCCCACCCAGATGTATTGGGGCGTGGCGAAGATGGGGGTGATCGAGTACCCCACCGCGGAGTTGTCGTTGACGCTATACACGCTGAGTTTGGACAAGACATGGCTACAGATCTGA
- the bioH gene encoding pimeloyl-ACP methyl ester esterase BioH: MSLHVEVTGQGEPLVMLHGWGMHGGVWSDAVARLAQAFEVHNVDLPGHGESGLPGAFTLEAVTGQLAAHFDQPFMLLGWSLGGIIAQHWAAREPRLIRRMVLVASTPCFTGREDWQCGMPQQTLEQFAAELGNNHAATLRRFLALQVRGSEGERELLGLLRERLFSRGEPHLDALRGGLQILRDADLREVLPRIAQPTLVLAGGRDKLTPPQASHHLAQQMPCARVVEIEGAAHAPFLSHPEIFVEQVCGFLNIN, translated from the coding sequence ATGAGCTTGCATGTTGAGGTGACGGGGCAGGGCGAGCCGCTGGTCATGCTGCATGGCTGGGGCATGCACGGCGGTGTCTGGAGCGATGCCGTTGCGCGGCTGGCGCAGGCGTTCGAGGTGCATAACGTCGATCTGCCGGGGCATGGCGAGAGCGGACTGCCGGGTGCGTTCACGCTGGAGGCGGTCACCGGGCAGCTTGCCGCGCATTTCGACCAGCCGTTCATGCTGCTGGGCTGGTCGCTCGGCGGCATCATCGCGCAGCACTGGGCGGCGCGCGAGCCGCGGCTGATCAGGCGCATGGTGCTGGTGGCGAGCACCCCGTGTTTTACCGGGCGCGAGGATTGGCAGTGCGGCATGCCGCAACAGACGCTGGAACAGTTCGCTGCCGAACTGGGCAACAACCATGCTGCGACCTTGCGCCGTTTTCTGGCGCTGCAAGTGCGCGGCAGCGAAGGCGAACGCGAGTTGCTGGGCCTCCTGCGCGAAAGGTTGTTCAGTCGCGGCGAGCCCCATCTGGACGCGCTGCGCGGCGGCCTGCAAATCCTGCGCGATGCGGACCTGCGCGAGGTGCTGCCGCGGATCGCGCAGCCGACCCTGGTGCTCGCGGGCGGGCGCGACAAGCTCACCCCGCCGCAGGCTTCGCATCATCTGGCGCAGCAAATGCCGTGCGCACGCGTTGTGGAGATCGAGGGTGCCGCGCATGCGCCGTTCCTGTCGCACCCGGAAATTTTTGTTGAACAGGTATGCGGTTTTTTGAACATCAATTAG
- a CDS encoding fimbrial assembly protein: protein MSQQINLFNPIFMTQKKYFSVVTMLQALGLIVLGSVVFYAYAVYQVAQLSKQADEMTRRYAAEQTRLANFSNEFSLQRSQQMLDDELKQLEAQVKAQEMVLATLKSGVIGNTEGYSEYMRAFARQSINGLWITAFDIVGDGAQMSLSGGVVNPQLVPSYIQRLGKEKILHGKTFSTLQMRQPKKDGERAVPRYVEFNLRSNAAADEVKK, encoded by the coding sequence ATGAGCCAGCAGATCAACCTGTTCAACCCGATCTTCATGACGCAGAAGAAATATTTTTCTGTGGTCACGATGCTGCAGGCGCTGGGGCTGATCGTGCTGGGCTCGGTCGTGTTCTATGCCTACGCGGTCTACCAGGTTGCCCAGCTGTCGAAACAGGCGGACGAGATGACCCGGCGTTACGCCGCCGAGCAGACCCGGCTGGCCAATTTCTCCAACGAGTTCTCGCTGCAGCGTTCGCAGCAGATGCTGGATGATGAGTTGAAGCAGCTTGAGGCGCAGGTCAAGGCACAGGAGATGGTGCTGGCCACGTTGAAGAGTGGCGTGATCGGCAACACCGAGGGTTATTCCGAATACATGCGCGCTTTCGCGCGCCAATCGATCAACGGGCTCTGGATCACGGCATTCGACATCGTAGGCGATGGCGCCCAGATGAGCCTGAGCGGGGGCGTGGTCAACCCGCAACTGGTGCCGTCGTATATCCAGCGCCTGGGCAAGGAAAAGATCTTGCACGGCAAGACGTTCTCGACCTTGCAGATGCGGCAGCCGAAAAAGGACGGCGAGCGGGCGGTGCCGCGCTACGTGGAATTCAATCTGCGTTCCAATGCGGCAGCCGATGAGGTGAAGAAATGA